One stretch of Paenibacillus sp. AN1007 DNA includes these proteins:
- a CDS encoding ABC transporter permease, giving the protein MRIRDVVRMAWGQIIRRKVVTLLCMIGLSIGSAAMIIALSVGQSVQTYSEKTLNDNYKMDEITISPNEGIKTGNGSGGTKSKFERGALTMEKIRIIQRLPHVTAVAPMLKLDALDMVLPDGRSSYVEVIGTEMGTLGGFGYKFSQGSGAENGRTAVVNYGATYGFIDAKVTQKLFEQLNSDPYNNDLLQQYNEMMMKQDQLMQQRVQFRYEDFMNGRKTKMSGTIRVSGELVKPSNMDDMSAQNDKKVYVPLDTARALQDELGLQQTDSPALKRLNSALVKVDNKRHVAQVEEQIKKLTLNTQSNLFQEEAMAGQLAMYQKAAIGIGGFIMVLASLSIIVAMIMSTHQRRKQIGVMKVLGANLWQIRQMFIAEAAMLGFIGGVAGVGIAFAALGGVNQLLASQMADQAGGPMTVVIQQSALPMGIVFAVLVGVVSGIYPAISASRTNALSVIKSM; this is encoded by the coding sequence GTGAGAATACGGGACGTAGTGCGCATGGCCTGGGGGCAGATCATCCGGCGCAAAGTGGTCACATTGCTCTGTATGATCGGCTTGTCGATTGGATCGGCAGCGATGATTATTGCCCTGAGTGTGGGTCAGTCGGTGCAGACATACAGCGAGAAAACGTTGAACGATAACTACAAGATGGACGAAATTACGATTAGTCCGAACGAGGGGATCAAAACGGGGAATGGCAGCGGAGGAACGAAAAGCAAGTTTGAACGCGGCGCGCTGACCATGGAGAAAATTCGAATTATACAGCGGCTTCCGCATGTCACTGCTGTAGCTCCGATGTTAAAGCTGGATGCACTGGATATGGTGCTTCCCGATGGACGCAGCTCCTATGTGGAAGTCATCGGAACGGAAATGGGGACACTGGGCGGTTTCGGATACAAGTTTTCACAAGGCAGCGGGGCTGAAAATGGACGAACTGCCGTAGTGAACTATGGAGCGACCTATGGTTTTATTGATGCCAAAGTGACCCAGAAGCTGTTTGAGCAGTTGAATTCCGATCCTTATAACAATGATCTTCTGCAGCAGTACAATGAGATGATGATGAAACAGGATCAACTGATGCAGCAGCGTGTTCAATTTAGGTATGAGGACTTTATGAATGGCAGAAAGACCAAGATGAGCGGCACGATACGTGTATCGGGTGAACTGGTCAAACCATCCAATATGGATGATATGAGCGCACAGAATGACAAAAAAGTATATGTGCCGCTCGATACGGCACGTGCCCTGCAGGATGAGCTGGGACTGCAGCAGACGGACAGCCCGGCGCTTAAACGTCTTAATTCGGCTTTGGTGAAAGTGGATAACAAGCGGCATGTCGCCCAGGTTGAGGAGCAGATCAAGAAGCTGACGTTAAACACACAAAGCAATCTCTTTCAGGAAGAGGCTATGGCTGGACAGCTTGCGATGTATCAGAAAGCAGCCATCGGCATTGGCGGTTTCATTATGGTTCTGGCTTCGCTGTCTATTATTGTAGCAATGATCATGTCTACTCATCAGCGGCGCAAGCAGATTGGCGTTATGAAGGTGCTTGGTGCCAACCTGTGGCAGATCCGTCAGATGTTTATAGCGGAGGCAGCCATGCTGGGATTCATTGGTGGCGTGGCGGGTGTAGGCATTGCGTTTGCTGCGCTTGGAGGGGTGAACCAGCTGCTCGCGAGTCAGATGGCTGATCAGGCGGGTGGACCGATGACGGTGGTTATTCAGCAGTCGGCACTGCCGATGGGGATTGTTTTTGCCGTACTTGTCGGTGTGGTATCGGGTATTTATCCAGCAATTAGTGCATCCCGAACTAACGCGCTGAGTGTCATTAAATCGATGTGA
- a CDS encoding histidine phosphatase family protein: MSTTFYLVRHGIKKRDIGDVPLTPEGSRQAELTARHFASASYDIHRIVASPLRRAQETAQAIASLTQSDVTEDARLRERANWGDVPEQTFEQFVDLWNQCTADPEFVPPVGDSAKQAGTRLASLLNELAAQEPPGSHIVLATHGGLITDFLVQTFSEEELNRWHPNFLVMQNRLVPECSITKLIYHDGQYTLESFASAAHLTENNEK; the protein is encoded by the coding sequence ATGAGTACAACCTTTTATCTGGTGAGGCATGGTATCAAAAAAAGGGATATCGGGGACGTACCGCTTACCCCGGAAGGCAGCCGACAAGCCGAATTAACCGCCCGGCACTTTGCAAGCGCTTCATATGATATCCACCGCATTGTAGCGAGTCCTCTTCGCAGAGCACAAGAAACCGCTCAGGCTATCGCTTCCCTCACCCAATCCGATGTAACGGAAGATGCACGCCTGCGGGAGCGCGCGAATTGGGGCGATGTTCCTGAGCAGACCTTTGAACAATTTGTTGACTTGTGGAACCAGTGTACAGCAGACCCCGAGTTCGTTCCCCCCGTCGGCGATTCGGCCAAGCAGGCAGGGACACGACTGGCGTCCTTGCTCAATGAGCTGGCGGCACAGGAGCCGCCCGGAAGTCATATTGTTTTGGCAACACACGGCGGGCTGATTACCGATTTTCTGGTGCAAACCTTCTCCGAGGAAGAGTTAAACCGTTGGCACCCTAATTTTCTGGTGATGCAGAATCGTCTTGTTCCCGAATGTTCGATCACCAAACTGATCTATCACGATGGTCAATATACGCTGGAATCTTTCGCTTCTGCGGCTCACTTAACCGAAAATAACGAAAAGTAA
- a CDS encoding rhamnogalacturonan lyase, producing the protein MNVKTTTPVDAGSISGQYSRKRRISGSRLPLAAKVLSSALSLALVLGGTAGITGADTSQFQGGGALEADMNAKDKGGSRGKGIQLEKLDRGLVAASTSEGVFLSWRLLGDEATGYSDKGLTGTDFNVYRDGIKIAAVTDSTNYVDSTGNTSSRYEVAAVNSKGKESKRSASVKPWANGYVDIPLQKPADGVTPAGEAYTYSANDMSVGDVDGDGQYEFFVKWEPSNAKDVSQKGYTGNTYVDCYTLDGQLLYRIDLGVNIRSGAHYTQMLVYDFDGDGKAELMFKTAPGTQIIKYNKKGKPTSQKYITLPKEDRKAGVTNEDDYRLSAEGYYDHVVEMFRNWHKHEEVVKGNWPATLEEAFGMEKKYSYPLSRQDAESLADYFMDVYAPQRSARNELRKFEGFIVDGPEYITVFEGKSGKELQTVPYEPGRHDDGLMWGDYAMARIEPANRVDRFLAGAAYLDGRKPSAIFARGYYTRSTMAAYNWDGRKLKKEWMVDSGWTPMKNPFNDGPHGVDGTDPRYGSITTQGAHYFSVADVDGDGKQEIIYGSATIDHDGSVLYSSTDVMPPESAAPGTTARLGHGDALHVADIDPDRPGLEIFMVHEGGPWAPYGYSLRDAKTGEVIYGGYTGKDTGRGMVGDVDPTRRGLETWAVGLWTAQGEKISDQAPGTNMSIRWAADMTTQIVDGAIDVTPTIKDWKRGTLLTAAGTLTNNHTKGTPSLVADIFGDWREEMLVRTADSSAIRIYLSTEKTDRKLYTLMHDAMYRVGIAGQNSGYNQPSYPSFYMASDIDWSKVTLPNFYTPGKGKGDK; encoded by the coding sequence ATGAATGTGAAAACAACTACGCCGGTAGATGCAGGGAGCATTAGTGGGCAGTATTCCAGAAAAAGAAGGATAAGCGGCTCACGATTACCCCTTGCAGCCAAAGTGCTCTCATCTGCACTCAGTTTGGCTTTGGTCCTTGGTGGAACCGCCGGGATCACCGGAGCGGATACTTCACAATTTCAGGGAGGTGGTGCCTTGGAGGCAGACATGAATGCCAAAGACAAAGGTGGCAGCCGTGGGAAAGGCATACAGCTGGAGAAGCTGGATCGAGGGCTGGTGGCGGCTTCGACGTCCGAAGGCGTTTTTCTAAGCTGGAGATTACTTGGCGACGAGGCGACAGGGTACAGCGACAAGGGGCTAACAGGTACGGATTTCAATGTTTATCGGGATGGCATAAAGATTGCAGCAGTTACAGACAGCACCAACTATGTCGACAGCACGGGCAATACTTCTTCTCGTTATGAAGTTGCTGCGGTGAACAGCAAGGGGAAAGAAAGCAAACGCAGCGCATCCGTCAAACCTTGGGCGAACGGGTATGTTGATATTCCACTGCAAAAGCCGGCTGATGGTGTAACACCAGCAGGTGAAGCTTACACCTACAGCGCCAATGACATGAGTGTCGGCGATGTGGATGGAGATGGACAGTACGAGTTTTTTGTCAAATGGGAGCCGTCCAACGCCAAGGACGTATCGCAAAAAGGTTATACCGGAAACACCTACGTAGACTGTTACACGCTGGACGGACAGCTGCTGTACCGGATTGATCTGGGAGTTAACATTCGTTCGGGTGCGCATTATACGCAGATGCTTGTTTATGATTTTGACGGAGATGGTAAGGCCGAACTGATGTTCAAAACTGCTCCGGGCACACAAATTATTAAATACAACAAAAAGGGAAAACCAACTTCACAGAAGTACATCACACTGCCGAAGGAAGATCGTAAAGCTGGGGTTACAAATGAGGATGACTATCGCCTGAGTGCTGAGGGGTACTATGATCATGTTGTCGAGATGTTCCGAAACTGGCATAAACACGAAGAGGTAGTCAAAGGAAACTGGCCTGCGACGCTGGAAGAAGCGTTTGGTATGGAGAAAAAGTACAGCTATCCGTTATCCCGGCAGGATGCGGAAAGTCTGGCCGACTATTTCATGGATGTGTACGCACCGCAGCGGAGCGCTCGCAATGAACTGCGCAAGTTCGAAGGATTTATTGTCGATGGGCCGGAGTATATTACCGTATTTGAAGGGAAGTCGGGAAAAGAATTACAAACCGTCCCGTATGAACCGGGACGCCATGATGACGGCCTGATGTGGGGTGATTATGCGATGGCGCGCATTGAACCGGCCAACCGGGTGGACCGTTTCCTGGCGGGAGCTGCCTATCTGGATGGCAGAAAACCGTCTGCGATTTTTGCGCGTGGATATTACACTCGCTCCACCATGGCTGCCTACAATTGGGATGGCAGGAAACTGAAAAAAGAGTGGATGGTAGACAGCGGCTGGACACCGATGAAGAACCCGTTTAATGACGGGCCGCATGGTGTAGATGGAACAGATCCGCGGTACGGCTCCATTACGACGCAGGGAGCACACTATTTCAGTGTGGCTGATGTGGATGGGGACGGCAAACAGGAGATTATCTATGGTTCGGCCACGATTGACCATGATGGCAGTGTGCTGTACAGCTCCACCGATGTCATGCCGCCTGAAAGTGCTGCACCGGGGACCACGGCCCGTCTCGGACACGGTGATGCGCTGCATGTCGCAGACATCGACCCGGATCGCCCGGGGCTGGAAATATTCATGGTGCATGAGGGTGGACCTTGGGCACCGTACGGATACTCCCTGCGTGATGCGAAAACCGGAGAAGTGATCTATGGCGGGTATACGGGCAAAGATACCGGTCGCGGCATGGTCGGGGATGTTGATCCAACCCGGCGCGGGCTGGAGACATGGGCTGTCGGATTATGGACAGCACAGGGTGAAAAAATAAGTGATCAGGCGCCCGGAACCAATATGAGCATTCGCTGGGCTGCAGACATGACCACCCAGATTGTGGACGGTGCCATCGATGTTACGCCTACAATCAAGGATTGGAAACGCGGCACGCTGCTGACCGCAGCGGGAACCTTAACCAATAACCATACCAAAGGTACACCTTCGCTGGTCGCAGATATATTCGGTGACTGGCGTGAAGAGATGCTTGTGCGCACGGCCGACAGTTCTGCTATACGTATCTATCTAAGCACCGAAAAGACGGATCGCAAGCTGTACACGCTGATGCATGATGCGATGTACCGCGTGGGCATTGCCGGACAGAACAGCGGCTATAATCAGCCATCCTACCCGTCCTTCTACATGGCATCCGATATCGATTGGTCAAAGGTGACGCTGCCGAACTTCTATACCCCGGGAAAAGGCAAGGGGGATAAGTAA
- a CDS encoding efflux RND transporter periplasmic adaptor subunit, with the protein MKKWISIIITIVLMAGAGYWVYEKYKPQPEAPVEAPPPITFDVTQETMTQTIQVKGKSVYTEQTDVFAPYTSNIKQWHVKNGEQVKKGDVLFTLDTSALQTEVSQMQSDLDKARLDVEMNQISINQAGMTETLGVTEEERKKAFADRESKRLANELNQKALVLKEQEIRKKQDVMSRAVVYAAATGIFQLNDQESKTRAVTEGQLIGSITNTGKMKFMTIVGEEEMFRLKAGMPVQVRMSAQKDLKFTGTVSKVSKFARKSSDTDLKQASQFDVVIDLKPDARMYGGVSLEGDIETMRKDKVTAVSSLAIMRDQPDPYVLLDKGNGKLEQVSIKTGMESGDKTEVISGLKPGDVVVIQ; encoded by the coding sequence ATGAAGAAATGGATCAGCATCATCATTACCATTGTACTTATGGCAGGTGCGGGATATTGGGTGTACGAGAAATACAAACCCCAGCCCGAAGCGCCTGTCGAAGCACCACCACCGATTACCTTTGATGTGACACAGGAAACAATGACGCAAACGATACAGGTCAAGGGTAAATCGGTGTATACCGAGCAGACGGACGTATTTGCTCCGTATACTTCCAACATCAAGCAGTGGCATGTCAAGAACGGGGAGCAGGTGAAAAAGGGAGATGTTCTGTTCACGCTGGATACCTCAGCACTGCAGACAGAGGTCAGTCAGATGCAGAGTGATCTGGACAAAGCCCGGTTAGATGTGGAGATGAATCAGATCAGCATCAATCAGGCCGGCATGACCGAAACGTTAGGTGTGACGGAGGAGGAACGCAAAAAAGCTTTTGCAGATCGGGAGAGCAAACGTCTCGCGAATGAATTGAACCAGAAAGCCCTGGTTCTTAAAGAGCAGGAAATACGCAAGAAACAGGACGTGATGAGCAGGGCGGTGGTGTATGCGGCAGCCACAGGTATTTTTCAGTTGAACGATCAAGAGAGCAAAACACGGGCAGTTACGGAAGGGCAGCTGATCGGCTCAATTACGAATACTGGCAAAATGAAATTCATGACCATTGTGGGTGAAGAAGAGATGTTCAGGCTTAAGGCAGGCATGCCGGTACAGGTGCGAATGAGTGCACAGAAGGACTTGAAATTTACCGGAACCGTAAGCAAAGTGTCCAAATTTGCCCGAAAAAGCTCGGATACCGATCTGAAACAAGCTTCACAGTTCGATGTTGTCATTGATCTGAAGCCGGATGCCCGTATGTATGGTGGTGTCAGCCTTGAGGGAGATATTGAAACGATGCGCAAAGACAAGGTGACTGCCGTATCCAGCCTTGCCATTATGCGAGATCAGCCGGACCCTTATGTGCTGCTGGATAAAGGAAACGGAAAGTTGGAGCAGGTTTCGATTAAAACCGGAATGGAGTCAGGGGATAAAACGGAGGTGATCAGCGGTTTGAAGCCGGGAGATGTTGTTGTTATTCAATAA
- a CDS encoding glycoside hydrolase family 6 protein, whose translation MKTKSRGRKILHKGVKHMMAAALLAAGIFPGMSSGVAQAAEAHVNNPFVGATAYLNEDYSALVDTSIALTNDASLKAKMETVKSYPTAVWIDRIAAIYGGADNAGRKSVEEHLDAVLAQKKPGVPITASFVIYNLPGRDCHALASNGELPLTQAALQTYKTDYIDVIADIFADPKYQDIRIIAIIEPDSLPNLVTNLSTPACGQAASTGIYEAGVKYALDKLHAIPNVYNYLDIGHSGWLGWDNNRTEAVALYTDVVGDTLGGLSSADGFITNTANTTPLAEPNLSNPDLNIGGQPIRSAKFYEWNPYFDETDFTAKLYADFVQAGWPASTGFLIDTSRNGWGGENRPAAAVGSNINDYVNSGRVDRREHRGNWCNASGAGIGEAPKAAPGPAHLDAYVWVKPPGESDGSSSEIPNNEGKGFDRMCDPTYTTKDGVLTGAMPNAPVSGHWFHEQFVQLVKNSFPVLPESSGGNPPGGNTAPAAPASVTAAAGNAQVTLTWSASAGATSYSVKRALSASGPFVTVAANVSGTTYTNTGLTNGTTYYYVVTASNAAGESVNSAAAMATPAAAVTAPAAPTALTATAGNAQVSLSWTASAGATSYNVKRALTAAGPFTTIASNVTAASYTNTDLTNGTTYYYVVSAVNAAGQSANSAVASATPAGGVVVPTSDLVVQYRVGDTNALDNQIRPLFNIKNLGSTAVELSDLKLRYYFTKEGTAAMDSAIDYAVVGAANIERTFGEGYVELSFTSGAGSIAAGGQSGDIQLRMFKTDWSNFDESDDYSYDPTKTSYADWDKVTLYQDGNLVWGIEP comes from the coding sequence ATGAAAACAAAATCAAGAGGCCGGAAGATACTGCACAAAGGTGTAAAACACATGATGGCAGCTGCGCTGCTTGCAGCAGGAATCTTCCCGGGCATGTCTTCAGGCGTGGCTCAGGCGGCTGAGGCGCATGTGAATAATCCTTTTGTCGGTGCGACGGCATATCTCAATGAGGACTATTCTGCACTAGTGGATACCTCTATTGCACTTACCAATGATGCTTCGCTGAAGGCCAAGATGGAAACGGTGAAATCCTATCCTACAGCGGTATGGATTGACCGTATTGCAGCGATCTACGGCGGGGCAGATAATGCTGGCCGCAAGAGCGTAGAGGAACATCTGGACGCAGTGCTCGCTCAGAAGAAGCCGGGCGTACCTATTACGGCGTCCTTTGTTATCTATAACCTGCCGGGCCGGGACTGTCATGCCCTTGCGTCGAACGGAGAGCTTCCTTTAACCCAGGCGGCTTTGCAGACGTATAAAACGGATTACATTGACGTGATCGCAGATATTTTCGCCGATCCGAAATATCAGGATATCCGTATCATTGCCATTATTGAACCGGACAGTCTGCCGAACCTGGTAACCAACCTCAGCACACCTGCTTGTGGTCAAGCGGCGTCAACAGGCATTTATGAGGCTGGGGTAAAATATGCTTTGGACAAGCTGCATGCGATTCCTAATGTGTACAACTATCTCGATATCGGTCACTCGGGCTGGCTCGGATGGGATAACAACCGAACTGAAGCAGTAGCGCTCTATACCGATGTGGTAGGCGATACGCTCGGTGGACTGAGCAGTGCGGATGGCTTCATTACTAATACAGCCAACACAACACCGCTGGCTGAACCGAACCTTTCGAATCCTGACTTGAACATTGGTGGACAACCAATTCGTTCCGCGAAGTTCTATGAATGGAATCCGTATTTTGACGAAACCGATTTCACAGCGAAGCTGTATGCGGATTTTGTACAAGCAGGATGGCCGGCGAGCACCGGTTTCCTGATTGATACAAGTCGTAACGGATGGGGCGGGGAGAATCGTCCCGCTGCAGCTGTGGGCAGCAACATCAATGATTACGTCAATTCCGGTCGTGTGGATCGACGGGAGCACCGGGGCAACTGGTGTAATGCAAGCGGAGCTGGGATCGGAGAAGCGCCAAAGGCAGCTCCAGGACCTGCACATCTGGATGCCTATGTATGGGTAAAACCTCCAGGTGAATCGGATGGCTCCAGTTCTGAAATTCCGAACAATGAAGGCAAAGGCTTCGACCGGATGTGTGATCCAACGTATACAACGAAGGATGGAGTGCTGACAGGTGCAATGCCTAACGCGCCGGTATCAGGCCACTGGTTCCATGAACAATTTGTGCAGCTGGTGAAGAACTCCTTCCCAGTACTGCCAGAGAGCAGCGGAGGCAATCCTCCGGGCGGAAACACAGCTCCGGCAGCACCTGCTTCCGTAACAGCCGCCGCGGGCAATGCTCAAGTGACCTTAACATGGTCGGCTTCCGCAGGTGCGACGAGTTACAGCGTGAAACGTGCGCTCAGCGCATCCGGACCGTTTGTGACGGTTGCTGCGAATGTCAGCGGAACAACATACACCAATACAGGTCTGACCAACGGCACAACGTACTATTATGTAGTGACAGCAAGCAATGCGGCAGGCGAAAGCGTCAATTCGGCAGCTGCAATGGCAACGCCAGCGGCAGCTGTAACAGCTCCTGCGGCACCAACGGCTCTGACTGCAACCGCTGGAAACGCACAGGTGAGCCTGTCCTGGACAGCTTCCGCAGGTGCGACCAGCTATAACGTGAAACGTGCGCTGACTGCTGCAGGTCCATTCACAACGATTGCTTCCAATGTAACAGCAGCGTCGTATACCAACACTGATCTGACGAATGGCACAACCTATTATTACGTGGTAAGTGCGGTGAATGCAGCGGGACAAAGTGCAAATTCTGCTGTCGCTTCTGCAACACCAGCAGGTGGTGTGGTCGTACCGACAAGTGATCTGGTGGTGCAGTATCGTGTAGGAGATACCAATGCATTGGATAACCAGATCAGACCTTTGTTCAACATCAAAAATCTGGGCAGTACTGCAGTAGAACTGAGTGACTTGAAACTCCGTTATTACTTCACCAAAGAAGGCACAGCGGCAATGGATTCCGCTATTGACTATGCTGTAGTTGGTGCGGCTAACATTGAACGTACCTTCGGAGAGGGATATGTTGAGCTGAGCTTCACCTCCGGCGCCGGAAGCATTGCTGCTGGCGGACAATCCGGTGATATTCAGCTTCGCATGTTCAAAACGGACTGGTCGAACTTTGACGAGAGTGATGACTATTCCTATGATCCAACCAAAACGTCTTATGCGGATTGGGACAAAGTTACGCTCTACCAAGACGGCAATCTCGTATGGGGAATTGAGCCGTAA
- a CDS encoding HAD family hydrolase: protein MDTIHIPVKTQYLILFDFDETYFPHECLPEQLERVYELERYMNKLTFSHQVKTAWITGSSMKQIQLKMKMAGMTQLPHYIASNLGTDLWELCSDGTWTAIPSWQKKIQRSGFSRGDVEDLIAELKHTYNIVLHEQTQFGQSGYKMNYYYYEASSVKTQYDLSVIKHLASCAGIGININQCNPKAGDPEDAYDVDFIPLGTGKKLRFSF, encoded by the coding sequence TTGGATACAATACACATTCCGGTTAAAACCCAGTATCTGATCCTGTTTGATTTTGACGAAACCTACTTCCCTCATGAATGTCTGCCAGAACAGCTGGAGAGGGTATATGAACTCGAACGTTATATGAATAAGCTGACCTTCAGTCATCAAGTAAAAACGGCCTGGATTACCGGCAGCAGCATGAAACAGATTCAGCTCAAAATGAAAATGGCAGGCATGACACAGCTTCCTCATTATATCGCCAGCAATCTGGGAACAGATCTATGGGAACTGTGTTCCGATGGGACATGGACCGCTATCCCTTCCTGGCAAAAGAAAATCCAACGCTCGGGCTTTTCCCGTGGAGACGTCGAGGACCTTATCGCCGAATTGAAGCATACCTACAATATTGTTCTTCATGAACAGACGCAGTTTGGCCAATCGGGATACAAAATGAACTATTACTATTATGAAGCATCCTCAGTTAAAACCCAATATGATCTGTCAGTGATCAAACACTTGGCTTCCTGCGCCGGTATTGGAATCAATATCAATCAATGCAACCCCAAGGCTGGCGATCCGGAAGATGCTTACGATGTTGATTTTATCCCGCTTGGAACGGGAAAAAAGCTGCGCTTCAGTTTCTGA
- a CDS encoding ABC transporter ATP-binding protein, translating into MLQVEHVSHAFRNAQVDVPVLQDINLTIQEGQMVALLGSSGSGKSTLLNLMAGLMKPTQGKIWIAGQDIVRFSENRLAEFRRSHIGFIFQSYELLSNLTIRENVELPLVFMGVRPSKRKEKALRLLEQVGLGEKSNLFPSQLSGGQQQRVSIARSLITEPSVIFADEPTGNLDTETEEEILSILQQLNREMKTTFVIVTHEAEVAEQMQVVLTLQQGKLVEQSAQLQSV; encoded by the coding sequence ATGCTTCAAGTTGAACATGTATCCCATGCCTTTCGCAATGCACAAGTCGATGTTCCGGTGCTGCAGGATATTAACCTGACAATCCAAGAGGGGCAGATGGTTGCTCTGCTGGGCAGTTCAGGTTCGGGCAAATCCACGCTGCTGAATCTGATGGCTGGCTTAATGAAGCCAACGCAGGGCAAGATTTGGATTGCGGGTCAGGACATTGTACGCTTCAGCGAGAATCGCCTGGCGGAGTTTCGCCGGAGCCATATCGGTTTTATTTTTCAATCCTATGAGCTGCTGTCCAACCTGACTATTCGGGAAAATGTAGAGCTGCCTTTGGTGTTTATGGGCGTGAGACCATCCAAACGCAAAGAAAAGGCGCTGCGCCTGCTGGAGCAGGTGGGACTGGGCGAGAAGTCCAATCTCTTTCCTTCCCAGTTATCGGGCGGTCAGCAGCAGCGGGTTAGTATCGCCCGTTCGCTTATTACAGAGCCTTCGGTCATCTTCGCCGATGAACCAACGGGCAACCTGGATACAGAGACCGAGGAAGAGATCCTTTCCATTCTGCAGCAGCTGAACAGAGAGATGAAAACAACCTTTGTCATTGTGACACACGAAGCCGAGGTAGCGGAACAGATGCAGGTCGTACTGACTTTGCAGCAGGGGAAACTGGTCGAACAGTCTGCCCAGCTGCAGAGCGTATGA
- a CDS encoding LacI family DNA-binding transcriptional regulator: protein MPTIIDISRASGLSKSTVSRVLNNHPHVSDESRAKVKEAVQKLGYVRNTHGVQLRLQESRHIGVIVPDVEHPFFSQLVSELSRSLGSRAYRVVIYQTEFSRTLEKEVYERLLRREMDAVIIAHSNYTEKEIKECIGTGVGIICNEAMEGEFLDVFRLDEQDAVYQAASYLLSRGREQLLFGMDHETPLQQKRWAGFQQAHQESGKVCLRSQCHSGLITMQDGYAWGERIFTAASWPDGIITGSDYAAAGLLKAAQKYGVLIPEQVSVIGFDNHPVSLMTTPELTTLPNRIPEMVRDVTECLIQRLEGMRSAPVLRTYQTSLIIRGSG, encoded by the coding sequence TTGCCAACCATTATTGATATCTCCCGTGCAAGCGGTCTGTCCAAATCCACCGTATCCCGGGTATTGAACAATCATCCACATGTGTCTGATGAAAGCAGGGCGAAGGTGAAGGAAGCCGTTCAGAAGCTTGGATATGTTCGGAACACACATGGAGTACAGCTTCGCCTTCAGGAAAGTCGTCATATCGGGGTCATTGTCCCGGATGTGGAGCATCCTTTTTTCAGTCAGCTTGTTAGTGAGCTCAGTCGTTCTTTGGGTTCAAGAGCATATCGGGTTGTGATTTATCAAACGGAGTTCTCACGAACGCTGGAAAAGGAAGTCTACGAACGCCTGCTGCGCCGTGAGATGGATGCCGTCATTATTGCGCATTCAAATTACACGGAGAAAGAGATTAAAGAATGTATAGGCACAGGCGTTGGCATCATCTGCAATGAAGCTATGGAGGGAGAGTTTCTGGATGTCTTCCGGCTGGATGAGCAGGATGCAGTGTACCAAGCAGCGTCCTACCTGCTCTCCAGAGGGCGGGAGCAGCTGCTTTTCGGAATGGATCATGAGACGCCACTGCAGCAGAAAAGGTGGGCTGGATTCCAGCAGGCCCATCAAGAATCTGGCAAGGTATGCTTACGTTCACAGTGTCATTCAGGACTGATTACAATGCAGGATGGGTATGCGTGGGGTGAACGTATATTCACTGCGGCATCATGGCCGGACGGTATCATAACAGGCAGTGATTACGCAGCTGCAGGATTGCTGAAGGCAGCGCAGAAATACGGAGTTTTGATCCCTGAGCAGGTATCTGTAATCGGCTTCGATAATCATCCAGTAAGTCTGATGACCACTCCGGAACTGACCACATTACCCAACCGGATTCCGGAGATGGTAAGAGATGTCACCGAATGTCTGATTCAACGTCTGGAAGGCATGCGGTCTGCTCCTGTGCTGCGTACATACCAAACTTCGCTGATTATTCGTGGGTCAGGGTAA
- a CDS encoding HAD hydrolase family protein gives MEYTQVPLSNTLAFGDSGNDIEMLQTAAHGYLLQNATAEAKAYHKSIAPYPYAEGILHVCRQLFEAQHL, from the coding sequence ATCGAGTATACTCAGGTTCCTCTATCGAATACACTCGCTTTTGGTGACAGCGGAAATGATATTGAGATGCTGCAGACGGCTGCTCACGGATATCTTCTCCAGAATGCTACAGCCGAAGCCAAAGCCTATCATAAATCTATTGCACCCTATCCCTATGCCGAAGGAATTTTGCATGTATGCCGACAACTCTTCGAAGCACAGCACCTCTAA